The following proteins come from a genomic window of Terriglobales bacterium:
- a CDS encoding TIGR03842 family LLM class F420-dependent oxidoreductase produces MRFGITLKPDISVERVVNLTRQAEQAGFEYGWIFDSHVLWKEPFPLLTLMAVNSRRMKLGPCVTNPAVRDITVMSSLFATLDLISNHRMQLGIGRGDSSRRVLGKKPVTPSELEQSIADFRALTSGKSIQYHHVSTQLSWATGAPPVWVAGYGPKVLNMAGRVADGVILQFADPDLIEWCVSFVHQGAREAGRDPKAIEIMAAAPVWVANDLKVARERVRWFPALVSNHVVDLLSRYKAEELPSALTSYVHNRGAYDYQHHCEVGSDNSEFVSDEVVDRFCLVGPVEAHIEKLRVLEGVGVTQFNIYLMCGEEEETLETYCHEVLPQFQAKLAGAAS; encoded by the coding sequence ATGCGGTTCGGGATCACTCTTAAGCCGGACATCAGTGTCGAACGGGTCGTCAATTTGACGCGCCAGGCGGAGCAGGCAGGATTTGAATACGGCTGGATCTTCGATTCCCATGTGCTCTGGAAAGAGCCCTTTCCCCTGCTCACCTTGATGGCGGTTAATTCCCGGCGCATGAAGCTGGGCCCCTGCGTCACCAATCCCGCGGTGCGCGATATCACTGTCATGTCCAGCCTGTTTGCCACGCTGGATCTGATTTCCAATCACCGCATGCAACTCGGGATCGGACGCGGCGATAGCTCACGTCGAGTCTTAGGAAAAAAGCCGGTCACGCCGTCCGAGTTAGAGCAATCCATTGCAGACTTTCGCGCCCTCACCTCTGGCAAGAGCATTCAATATCATCATGTGTCGACGCAGCTCTCCTGGGCCACGGGTGCGCCTCCCGTCTGGGTAGCGGGTTACGGGCCTAAGGTGCTCAACATGGCAGGAAGGGTCGCGGATGGAGTCATTCTGCAATTCGCCGATCCCGACCTGATCGAATGGTGCGTCTCTTTTGTACACCAGGGCGCGCGCGAAGCTGGCCGCGATCCCAAAGCAATCGAGATTATGGCCGCGGCTCCGGTCTGGGTAGCGAATGATCTGAAAGTGGCTCGCGAGCGGGTCCGCTGGTTCCCTGCCCTGGTCTCGAATCATGTGGTCGATCTTCTCTCCCGCTACAAGGCTGAAGAACTCCCGTCTGCCCTGACCAGCTACGTTCACAACCGCGGCGCCTACGATTACCAGCACCACTGCGAGGTCGGCAGCGACAACTCAGAATTCGTCAGCGACGAAGTTGTGGATCGCTTCTGCCTGGTCGGTCCTGTCGAAGCTCACATCGAAAAGTTGAGGGTCCTCGAGGGGGTAGGAGTCACACAATTCAACATCTACCTAATGTGTGGAGAGGAAGAGGAGACGTTGGAGACCTACTGCCATGAGGTATTGCCGCAGTTCCAGGCAAAGCTGGCTGGCGCGGCTTCATAG